GGCTGTTCGTGCAGTCCGTACCGGAGGATCGGCATCGTGTTCGGCCGAGCGTCCCGACCCGAAAAGGCAACGGCATCGCCCAGCCACCCGACACACCGTCACGAACCGGACATCATCCGACAACGCCGAAGCCCTGGAGTGCTGCCTTCCAGCCCGGGCCCAAGTTGCAGGCCGCGTCGGGCTGCGGCGGAGGGATCCGTGTGAGGCGTGGTGCTGTGGGCTCGGATCAGAGCGGATTGGAGACCGCAACGCCGTGAGCAGTGAGCTCCGCGGCGAGGCGTTCCGGCTCGTTGGGAGTAATGACAGGCTTGACGCGCCGCCCCAGGTCGACGATGAACGCGACACGCTTTTGCGGGCGGCCCGGGTCGAGGTTGAAGTAGTGCACGAGATCGCCCGAACCCCAGATGCGCCAGCTCCCGGTGCGCAGGCTGAGTGGCATCCTGCGCAGGCCTCGGATTTGTTCGTAGGGGATCCGCTTGGCGGATCCCCACGGGAAGTAGTAGCGACGGATGATGAGTTCTTCGTCAGTGCACGCCACCAGGCCGTCGTCATACATGGCGTGCATCGTACGGCGACTCCGCGAGCGCGAGAGGGGACCAGGTACAGCTTCTTAGGCCCACCGAGGGCGCGGGCGGTGGCGGACTGGCGACCAGCAGAACGTGCATGCGGATCTGGCGGCCCATGAAGAGGATCTCGCTTCACCAAGTGGCCAGCAACCGTGGCTGCCCCATGCCCGCACTGTGCGAGCGTGATAGCCGTCGGCCAGTGCCAGCAACGCCTCCGAATCGGCAGCAGCCAAAGACTCGCCGTGCCCGGACTCTGCAGAACCAGTCATACACCCATGATGCTCGTCTGCAACGTGCGCTCCACGAGGCTCATGATCCGCCGGACAGGCCGTAGCGTCAGCGCGGTCAGGCGCTGCGCGGGCGGCGGCGCGTCGTCTTCTTGGAGGCCGTCTTCTTGGCGGCCGTCTTCTTCGCACCGGTCTTCTTCGCCGCAGTCTCCTTGGCCTACTGCCACTTCGCGGCCGCCTTCTTCGCTGGCTTCGTCGGCTTCGACAGCTCGTGCACCTGCGCCGGGCCGGCACTCGTGCTGCGGGAGGCCCTGGCCTTCCGCAGTGACTCGTGCTGCGCGGCCATCAGATCCAGGACCTGCCCCCGCACAGCCTCACACGCGCCGAGCAGACCACCTTCCTCCACCAACTGGCCAGCCGCCCACAACTACGCCGCCTCACAGCCCCGACCACGACTTGCTCTGGATGCGCCCGGCTACCCGGCGAACCACTCACGCCCCTTTCGCAGCAAATCGGCCGGCAACTCCCCTACCTATAGGCGCGCCAACCACCGTGCGCAAAAGGCGCCACCACACTCAGCTCACTGCGCGGCACAAACAGCTAGCTCAGCCCACGTACCACCCGTCACTGGCCCCTCGGCCTCGCGCAAACCTCGCCCACGGAACGAACACACCACCGAGTACAGCTGAGCAACAGCGAGCCACAACCGAGATCACTAAGCGAACGCGTCAACTACGCCACACCATCACCCGCATCCACCAGATCAACCAGGCCCTGCACTGCTCGATGGAGCCAGAACCCGAACAACTCATCAACCAACTCCTGGGCAGCCCGGGCCCCGGAATGCGCAAGGCCCAGTAGCGCAGCGCGCAAACTGCGCAGGGCGCTCTGCCCGTCGGCAGCGACGTCCAGGGCGACGCTCCTCGTCCAGCACGTCCACGAGCTAGTTTGTCGTAGTCGTCGGCGTACTGGTCCTACGGTTCGCCGGCTTTGGCCGTCATGTGCGCCCAGTACGCCGCCTCGTGCTCGGCCTCCCAGTCGGCGCGCTCGTCCGGGTCAGGGATGGCCGCCACGCTTCGCCCTGCACCCGGCGGGCCTCGTCGGCGACCTGAGGGGTTCTCTTCTCGGCTCCACCATCCGACAATGTGCATGCCAACTCTGGAAATGCTCCGGTACGGAGAGGATCCCCCCACATGAACAGACCTTCTCTCATCGCCGCTTTGTCGGCAGGATGTCTCGCCGTCGTCACGCTGCTCGGTGCGACCGCTACACCGGCCGAGGCCGCGGCAAGGCCCGCGGACGCACAGGTCAGCTTCGCCGGGACCGTGGCGTTGGACGACTGCTCCGGATCCGTCATACGGACCCCCACCGCGACGGATGACGACCCGGCGATGGTCATGACCAACGGGCACTGCCTGGAGAGCGGAATGCCCGCCGCGGGGCAGGTCATCACCGACCAGCCATCCAGCCGGACGTTCACGCTGCTGGACGCTAACGCAAATCAGGTCGGCACGTTGCAGGCCACCAAGGCGCTGTACGCGACGATGACCGACACCGACATAACGCTGTACCAACTGAGCAGCACCTACGCCCAGATCCGCCAGCAGTACCACATCGACGCGCTGCCGCTGGCCACCACGCACCCGGTACAGGGGGACAACATCGAGGTGGTCTCCGGGTACTGGCAGTCCACCTACTCCTGCGCGATAGACGGCTTCGCCTACGAGGTGAAGGAAGCCGACTGGACCTGGAAGGACTCTGTCCGGTATACCCCCGACTGCCATGTGATCGGCGGTACTTCGGGCTCACCGGTCATAGACACCTCGACCGGCCAAGTGGTGGCGGTCAACAACACCACCAATGAGAACGGCGAGCAGTGCTCCCTGAACAACCCCTGTGAGGTGGACCAGAACGGCAACGTCACCATCCACCAAGGCATCGGCTACGCCGAGGAGACATACCTGATCGCCCCCTGCGTGGGCTCCGGCAACCAGATAGACCTCACCCTACCGAATTGCGCCCTCCCGAAGCCGTGACACGTACGGAACGCCCTGGCGAGCGCAGAGCCAGGGCGTTCCCTCCAGGACCTGATGAGGCCAGTGGGGTGACCGCGAGAGAGGGGGCATCGTCACCAAAGACATGGTCGGCATAGGCGGTGATCCAGCACGAGACGCTCGGGGCCGGGATGCCGGTGAACTCAGGGATCGCCTGGTCCATGTACTGGTTGTGCCTGAAGGCGTCGTAGCGAGAGACGACCGTCTCGTCGATCAGTTCCCGGAGACTCGCCACGTCCATCTGCTGTCCCATCCCCCGATGGCTGAGTCAGCCGAACGCCGGCCAGAGAGGACGCTACGCAACGGACTGTCCATCACGGTGGGAACGGCCTTCGCGTCAGCGGGACCCGCGAGCGTCACGAGGCCAAGCACGTCAGTCAGCACGTTCCGCGTGAAGTGGTTCTGTTTGTGCTGATTGTGCGCGACGGGTGTTCGTGACACGTGCCGCCCTTTAACCTGACGCTCAGCTCCGAGGGCGATGGGCCACAGGGGCGGCCCGATCGGAGCCTGCGGCAATCAACTTGTCGTGTTCCAGGGGCATTCATTATGCGCTTCTGCTTGACCATGCCCGTCGCCGTGGCATGGGGACTCGCGGTACGCTGCGGACTGGGCACCACGTCGGCCACGGCCGCCACCGCATCACACCACATCAGGAACGGCCAGATCGCCACCGACTACGGCGCGGGGGCCATCTACCTCCAGACCACGAATCCCGTCACCGGCGCCACCTCCGACATCGGCGCCCCGAACCGGATCAGGGCCTGCAATCTCGCCGACTCTCAGGACGGGAAGACGCTGGTCTACAGCACCGTCTGCGGTTACTTCGCGGACCGCGGCGGCGACACCGTCAGCGTGATGAACCGCGACGGCACGGGACAACGTGTGGTCTGGCAGATGCCGTCCGACTTCGGCAACCGTCAGTCCGTCGTGGGGAACCCCGCGATCTCCCCGGACGGGAAACGGATTCTCTTCGGGACGTTCCCGCACGGTCCCTCACAGACGCGCTACTGGACCATCAACACCGACGGCACCGGCCTCGCGCCGCTCGGCCTCGGCGTCAGCACAGCCCCCGACGGCGTTCCCCGCTTCTCCCCGACGGCCGCACCCTGGCCTTCACCGTCAACGGCGTGATCTGGCTGAAGAAGCGCGCCAAGCCCGCAGCACCGCTGACCGTCAGGAAGCCGGGACTGCCCAACGACCCGGAGTACGGCTGGCTCCGCTGGTCCCCGGACGGCAGGCACCTGGCCTTCGGCGACGGCAAGGCCGTGTACGAGGTGGCCGCCGGCGGCTCGACCTGGCGCACCCTGGCCACCAGCCCCAACAGCACGACGGGCTACTTCGAACCCACTTACACCCCGGACGGGGCGCAGTTGGCCTTCATGTCGATCACGCCGAGCGGTGACCGCGGAGGCGATCTGCTGCGGAGCATTGCGGGCCTGGCCCTCGCCCGTCCTGGCACACCACGGACGATCCTCCCAGGCAATCCGGCCTATGAGGTCGCCGACCCCGTCTGGCTCCCGGCGCAGTGACGCCCACTCGCTCAGCCGTCCTCGGTGACCGGCATCGCGGAACACCTTCAGCGACGGGCGCGCGGTTGCTTCCCTGACAGCGGATCACACCGAAGGGTGAGAAGTCTCCTCCAGATTCCGGGCCGCGCTCGCCCCCGTCGTCACGCTCCCGGCGCGGGCGGGACCGGCCCCGCCGTACCAGACCGGGCTCCGTCCCCCTGTCAGGTCGGGAGGGAGACGGAGCCCGGCGCCATGACGCCCCCTCGGATCAGTGCGCGGTGCCAGCCGGCGCACGATGCCATCGGCGAATCAGTCGGTGAGCGCCCTGGATTCGGATGCGGCGGAGTGCTGGTTGATATGCATCGTGGCATTCACCGTCGTGCCCTGCCGGGCGAGCATGTCGAGCAGACCGGAGTCGCGGGTCAGCTGTACGGCCCGTACAGGGCGGGTCAGTGGGATGACGAGCCCGGCCGACCTCACCGATCAGGGTGTGTGTGGCGACCTCGACCACGCCGCCGTGCGCGGCCGCACATGGTCACGGACGACATGCGGCAGACTGCTCCGGCCTCTCACAACCGGCCTACTTCCAGGGGAAGCGGTACGCGCGATAGCTGTTCACGCCCGTGGGGAACTGGGCCTTGAACACGGCCTTCCCCGAGGCACTGAACTCGGAGACGTACGGAAGAGACCCCCATCCGACGAACGCTCCTCCCCTGCGGAGCGGCTGCGCGTTGCCCTGCGAGGACGCGCTGAGATAGTCCGGCTGGTTCACGGACTTCACCAGCGTCGCCGTACGCGTCTTCTCGTCCACGCGGACGGTGACGACCCGGCTGAACGGAAGCTCCTCCACCACCCCGGCCCCCGTGTTCGCGGCCCCCGCGGACTCGTTGTCGAACCAGCTGTACAGGCCGCCGCCGAGCGGTTCGGGATCGTGCTGCCAGGAGAAGATCGTCCCTGCTGTGTTCAGGTACTGGCCGGGCGCGGCCTGCTCCTTGAACGTGTCGGCCTTGCCGCCGAGTTGCCACAGCACGGTCCCGTCGTGCCGGTCGACCTTGTACGTGGTCCACGTGTTCCGGGCATCGATGAGTAGGTCACCATCGGTGTCGGGCTTCACCGCGTTGATGTGGAACCAGTCCCACGGCTTGTTCGGTGACGACGGCAGCGGCTGCTCGCTCTGCGCGTACGGCACGTGATCGGCCGCCTTCCACTGGAACAGGACCCGGCCCGTGCGGATGTCTATCTCCTGCACCACGCCGTCGATGACCGCCTGGTGCGCGGAGCCGCCGATGCCTGTCAGATCGGCGGTCTCCCGCTTGTACGCCAGGATCAGCGCCGTGCCACGACCGGTGATCAGGAATTCGTGCCCGTCGGCGGTGTACCCGTTCCCGGCACGGACCTCGGCGACCTTCTGATACCGGTTGTCGTAGATGTAGTTCACCCCGCTCGCGAGGGAGCCGAGCCCGGTGCCCTGCCACCAGGTCAGAACCGGCCTGCCCCGGTAGGACTGGGCACGGAAGTCCGCTGCCTGCTGCCCGCCCGGCACCTTGTGAGACCACACGACACGCCTGCCGTCGCTGCTCAGGATCTCCACACCGCTGGAGTAGGCGCTGTTCGCCGAGTCCGGCGAGACGAAGATGTCCCCGCGGCTCGCTGCGCCCTTGTCGGCAAGGACGGTCACCGGCGGCAGCGGCTTGCTGTCCGGGATTGCGGATGCGGTGCCGGCCAGGGGCAGCAGACCCATGACAACAGTGGTGGCCGAAGCGATCAGGACTCGCGCGGGCATGGAGTGGTGACGCATCAGGTGTCCGTTTCTGGCAGCCCGAAGCCGAACCGGTCGGCTCGGTCACGGGCGTCCGAAGAAGGCACACACCCGACCGGGCATGCGCAGTGAGAGATGACAACTACAGCAAGGTGCTACCGCGCACAGCCCGTGAGAGCGTCAGGCGCGGACAGATGCCACTGGAGGCGGAACCGCTCTCAACAGGGGCGACACGCGGCAGAACACACCCGCATGTGGTCGATGTGACCGCGAGCCGTGAGGATCTTCCGCCGCTGCATAGGGCAGAACGTAGCCGCGCATGGATGGGAGCGTCAATCAACGTCCACACAGCGAACAGCAGGACCGGCCGGTCGAGCCGGGTAAGTCCGAACTCATCTCCTGGCGCCGTGCGGTGATCCGTGCCAGCGCCTCGGGATCCGCCGTGCTCCGGATCGTAGAAGCCATACCGGCCGGAGAGGGCCGAACCCGTCGATCCGCCCTGCCAGACGATCCATGCAGCAGACTGCCACCCACGAGCAGCCCGAGCGCCCTGACGGAGCGTCACGCCAGTGCCTCGACCAGCGACTTCAAGTTTGGGTTCTCTCGCGGGAAGTCCGTGAAGCGAATGCCTCGGGAAGGTGCCTCGCCCTCGTGAGCGGGGACGCGTGGTCGTGGGGCGGGTCTCTGCCCTGCTGCCAGTTTCACCCGGGGCCAGCGGCCCTTCCGGAGGCAAGAAGTTCGGCGAATGCTGTAGCCATCGGCAGTCCGGTCTCCGTCTCCAGCCAGCCCCGTTGCCCGTTCGGGTTCAGCTCCAGCCAATGCGATTCGCCGTTCTTGTCGAGAGCAAGGTCGAAGGAACCGAAAACGCGGCCGAAGTGCCCGAGATAGTCCTGCAAAGTCTGGCTGAGGCAGTCCGGCAGGTCCACCACGCGGTAGGAGAGCGCTGAGTAGTCCTTGCGCCAGTCCAGGAGGCCGGACTCGATCCGCACCGCGAAGACCTGCTCTCCCACGACCAGCACCCTGAGGCCAGCGGTTTTGTCCACCCGGGCCTGGAACAGGCGAGGGGCTGCGCCGACGGTCTCGTCCAGGTCGTCGATGGTCACCGGCTAGGCCCACGTCGTCATCCTGACTCCGTCCCGCTCGTAGGGAGTCCAGCGGAGCGTCTTGAAGATCACTTCTCGGTGGGCAGTGATGAACTCCCTTGCCTCGTCCAGGTCGTTGGTCACCAACGTAGGGGGCACGCGGAGTCCGAGACATGCCGCCGCGGCGAGTTGAGCCACCTTGTAGTCGGCGGTGGCGATGAGCAGCGGCATCACATGTCTTTTCCGCCGGGCCGTGACCTGTGGATGTACTGGTCGGCCCAGGCGCTGATGATGTGAGCGGCTCGTTGCGCTTGTCCTCGTGCTGTCAGCAGATGGTCTGCTCCTTCGAGCGAGACGAAGCTTCGCGGGTGGCGTGCCTCGCGGAAGATCTCCCCGGCGTTGGCGATGTCGACGGTGTTGTCGGTGGGCGAATGCATGACGAGCAGCGGCAGGTGCAACTCGCGTATCCGGTCGCGTAGGCGAGCTTGGTGGACGTCGTCGACGAAGGCCGGCTTGAGGACCAGGGTCCTCCCGCCGACGAACCACTCGTGCGATCCTTCGCTGAGAACGCGATCCATGACCGCGTCGTACTGTCTCTCGACGTGGCTGGGGTCGGCAGGCGCCCCGATCGTGGCGACCGCGCGGACGCCGGTTGCCTCGGCCGCTGCGGCGATGGCGGCGGCGCCTCCCCACGAGTGCCCCACCAGCAGGTCTGCTGGAGTCCCTCGCTCTGCCATCAAAGTTGCCGCCCGAACGGTGTCCTGCACCTTGATGGTGAAGGAACCGTCCCCCAGTCACCGTCGGAGTCTCCGATCCCGAGGTTGTCGTAGCGCAGCATCCCGATCCCCTCGCGTGCCAGCTGTTTGCTGACACGCGCGGCGGCCGGCGAGTTCCTGCCGAGTGTGAATCCGTGGACGAAGATTCCCCAGCCCCGGATCTCGCCTTCTGGCAGGTCGATCGACCCGGCCAGTTCGGGACCGACGACACTCTTGAATCTCACTACTTCGGTCATGTTGTGATCGCCTCGGCACGGACTGGTCGTGGGGTATGGGCAGGTGGGTGGTTGAGGGCGACACCGGCTGGTGCCACGCTCGTGCACCGCGCAGAGGAGCCCTGAGCGCGGTGCTGGTCGCTGTCGGCGCGTCAGAGGGCCGGCTTGGGGACGGCGGTCGGCTTGGTGGTGAGCAGGGCCGTGATCTCATCGGCGAGGTGCGGGCCGAGCTCGCCCCAGCCCTCCTTGTAACCGTAGACGCCGGCCAGGGTGCGGGCCTCGTAGTCGCCGTTCATGATCTCGATGTCGTTGGCCGTGATGAGTGCCGGGTGGGCGACGCCGACGGCCGCTGAAACCTTCATCAGCTCCCTTCGCAGGGTGCGCAGGTAGACAGCGGCCCGGGTGGCCTTCGAGGTCGGGTCGAGGCCGCGGGCCAACCACTGGTTCTGGGTGGCGATGCCGGTGGGACACGTGTCGGTGTGGCATTTCTGCGACTGGATGCAGCCGATGGACAGCATCGCCTCACGGGCCACGTTGATCATGTCGGCACCCAGAGCGAAGGCGACCGCGGCGTTCTCGGGCAGGCCGAGCTTGCCCGAGCCGATGAAGGTCAGCTCGTCGGTCAGCCCCAGCTCGGCGAAGGCGCCGTAGACCCGGGAGAAGCCCATCCGGAACGGCAGCGACACCGAGTCGGCGAAGATCCGCGGCGCGGCCCCGGTGCCGCCCTCACCCCCGTCGACGGTCACGAAGTCGACACCACGGTCACCACGCGCCATCAGCGTGGCCAGCTCCTGCCAGAAGCCCATCTCTCCGACCGCGCTCTTGACTCCGACGGGCAGACCGGTCTCGGTGGCGATCAGCTCGACGAAGTCGAGCATCGAGTCGACGTCGCTGAACGCGGTGTGCCGCGACGGAGAGGCGCAGTCCTTGCCGACCGGGATGCCGCGGATCTGGGCGATCTCCGGGGTCACCTTCGCGCCCGGCAGCATCCCGCCCAGCCCTGGCTTGGCGCCCTGGGAGAGCTTGATCTCTATCGCCCTGACCGGGGCACCGGAGACCACGTCCTTGAGCTTGTCGAGGTTGAAGCTGCCGTCCTCGTTGCGGCAACCGAAGTACGCCGTACCGATCTGCAGGACGAGGTCGCCGCCGTTGCGATGGTACGGCGAGAGGCCGCCCTCGCCCGTGTTGTGCATCGTGCCCGCCAGCGCCGCCCCCTTGTTGAGCGCCGTGATGGCCGCGCCGGAGAGCGATCCGAAGCTCATCGCCGAGATGTTCACCACACTCGCCGGCCGGAACGCCTTGGCCCGCCCGCGCGGCCCGCCCAGCACCTTGGCCGAAGGCAGTGGCGCCTGCGGGTCGTGCGCGTCGGGCAGAGTGCCGGCGAACGTGCGCTGCTTCACGTAGGCGTGCCCCTGAACGTGCTCCACGTCGACTTCGGTTCCGAACCCGAAGTAGTTGTTCTCCTCCTTCGCCGACGCATAGATCCAGGTGCGCTGGTCACGACTGAACGGGCGCTCCTCCTCGTTGGAGGTCACGATGTACTGCCGCAGTTCCGGCCCGATCGTCTCCAACAGGTACCGGGCGTGCCCGATCACCGGGAAGTTTCGGAGCAGTGCGTGCCTTTTCTGGATGAGGTCGTGGGCAGCCAGAAGCGCCACTGCTGTTGCGGCGGCCGCGCCGATCCTCCGGGCGTGCATGAACGTTCCTCCTCGATGCACGACTCCGTCCGCCGTGCGGTGGAGTCGTTGTGTCGTGTTGGGCGTTGGACGGCGGGCACAGCCAGGCGGGCATCGGCGTCCGTCGAAGAATGCGAGATGATAGTAGGAGGCCGCTTGGACAGGCATGTGATCAGGGGGCTGGTCCGGGTTCGGCTTCGCGCCGCGGTGAGCGGATGTGCGGCGGCGTCGGGCGACGGCCTCGGTCCAGGAGCCTGCGAAGAGGGCCACGGGGGAACCACTCGGCCGCCGTGGCCGTCCGGCACCGCAGTCAGAGCGAACCGCACCGAAATCGCGGAGCGGAGTGCCGAGCACCGGGGTGTCCCGTTCCGGGTTGACG
The genomic region above belongs to Streptomyces sp. CG1 and contains:
- a CDS encoding serine protease gives rise to the protein MNRPSLIAALSAGCLAVVTLLGATATPAEAAARPADAQVSFAGTVALDDCSGSVIRTPTATDDDPAMVMTNGHCLESGMPAAGQVITDQPSSRTFTLLDANANQVGTLQATKALYATMTDTDITLYQLSSTYAQIRQQYHIDALPLATTHPVQGDNIEVVSGYWQSTYSCAIDGFAYEVKEADWTWKDSVRYTPDCHVIGGTSGSPVIDTSTGQVVAVNNTTNENGEQCSLNNPCEVDQNGNVTIHQGIGYAEETYLIAPCVGSGNQIDLTLPNCALPKP
- a CDS encoding TolB family protein, which codes for MTMPVAVAWGLAVRCGLGTTSATAATASHHIRNGQIATDYGAGAIYLQTTNPVTGATSDIGAPNRIRACNLADSQDGKTLVYSTVCGYFADRGGDTVSVMNRDGTGQRVVWQMPSDFGNRQSVVGNPAISPDGKRILFGTFPHGPSQTRYWTINTDGTGLAPLGLGVSTAPDGVPRFSPTAAPWPSPSTA
- a CDS encoding FMN-binding glutamate synthase family protein, with the translated sequence MHARRIGAAAATAVALLAAHDLIQKRHALLRNFPVIGHARYLLETIGPELRQYIVTSNEEERPFSRDQRTWIYASAKEENNYFGFGTEVDVEHVQGHAYVKQRTFAGTLPDAHDPQAPLPSAKVLGGPRGRAKAFRPASVVNISAMSFGSLSGAAITALNKGAALAGTMHNTGEGGLSPYHRNGGDLVLQIGTAYFGCRNEDGSFNLDKLKDVVSGAPVRAIEIKLSQGAKPGLGGMLPGAKVTPEIAQIRGIPVGKDCASPSRHTAFSDVDSMLDFVELIATETGLPVGVKSAVGEMGFWQELATLMARGDRGVDFVTVDGGEGGTGAAPRIFADSVSLPFRMGFSRVYGAFAELGLTDELTFIGSGKLGLPENAAVAFALGADMINVAREAMLSIGCIQSQKCHTDTCPTGIATQNQWLARGLDPTSKATRAAVYLRTLRRELMKVSAAVGVAHPALITANDIEIMNGDYEARTLAGVYGYKEGWGELGPHLADEITALLTTKPTAVPKPAL
- a CDS encoding alpha/beta hydrolase family protein; this translates as MQDTVRAATLMAERGTPADLLVGHSWGGAAAIAAAAEATGVRAVATIGAPADPSHVERQYDAVMDRVLSEGSHEWFVGGRTLVLKPAFVDDVHQARLRDRIRELHLPLLVMHSPTDNTVDIANAGEIFREARHPRSFVSLEGADHLLTARGQAQRAAHIISAWADQYIHRSRPGGKDM
- a CDS encoding TolB family protein, with translation MIWLKKRAKPAAPLTVRKPGLPNDPEYGWLRWSPDGRHLAFGDGKAVYEVAAGGSTWRTLATSPNSTTGYFEPTYTPDGAQLAFMSITPSGDRGGDLLRSIAGLALARPGTPRTILPGNPAYEVADPVWLPAQ
- a CDS encoding arylsulfotransferase family protein, giving the protein MGLLPLAGTASAIPDSKPLPPVTVLADKGAASRGDIFVSPDSANSAYSSGVEILSSDGRRVVWSHKVPGGQQAADFRAQSYRGRPVLTWWQGTGLGSLASGVNYIYDNRYQKVAEVRAGNGYTADGHEFLITGRGTALILAYKRETADLTGIGGSAHQAVIDGVVQEIDIRTGRVLFQWKAADHVPYAQSEQPLPSSPNKPWDWFHINAVKPDTDGDLLIDARNTWTTYKVDRHDGTVLWQLGGKADTFKEQAAPGQYLNTAGTIFSWQHDPEPLGGGLYSWFDNESAGAANTGAGVVEELPFSRVVTVRVDEKTRTATLVKSVNQPDYLSASSQGNAQPLRRGGAFVGWGSLPYVSEFSASGKAVFKAQFPTGVNSYRAYRFPWK